From Microcystis aeruginosa NIES-2549, a single genomic window includes:
- a CDS encoding sensor histidine kinase, with protein MFQATRRRLALWYTVVTAILLLFLATGMYFYVRHTLVDRIDDTLKHIIEVVNRSLVIESIPPDQGRYRVDPLASFPSQGKSVEDDHIDLEWFDPQGNLVWSTLAESLDIPLHPHRQGETIRLSDNRLLRQVTERVEIGHYVLGYLRVSHPWFEVTKPIRQLLWDLIVGICLMIASVAWIGWFLSGLAIQPVKESYQSLKQFTADASHELRNPIATIQTNVQMAIAYPQTRHQRLQVIERLTERLGNLVNDLLFLARSDSGIVQPIEQAVPLDALLMEVVEEQRLIADKQGISLSLSIVEPDQEDFSYSDEMFTMQGDWDQLARLFTNLIYNALKHAFLPESEPKNVAVELEKSKRDRQSVLLVRVKDNGIGIPEAALSHIFDRFYRLDPARQNSATSGGTGLGLAIALAITLSHHGQISVESQIDRGTIFTVSLPKSHQREKKTEKSEA; from the coding sequence GTGTTCCAAGCCACTCGCCGCCGTTTAGCCTTATGGTACACTGTTGTCACTGCCATACTACTGCTTTTTCTCGCTACGGGAATGTATTTTTATGTGCGCCATACCCTAGTAGATCGCATTGATGATACCCTCAAACACATCATTGAGGTGGTAAATCGTTCCCTCGTGATCGAATCGATTCCCCCGGATCAAGGACGTTATCGCGTCGATCCCCTAGCAAGTTTTCCCAGTCAGGGTAAATCCGTGGAAGACGATCATATAGATTTGGAATGGTTTGATCCCCAAGGTAATCTAGTTTGGTCAACTTTGGCTGAATCCTTAGATATTCCCCTCCATCCCCACCGTCAAGGGGAAACTATTCGCTTATCCGATAATCGTCTGCTGCGACAAGTAACCGAAAGGGTGGAAATCGGTCATTATGTTTTGGGATATCTGCGGGTAAGTCATCCTTGGTTTGAGGTGACAAAACCGATTAGACAGCTATTATGGGATTTAATCGTCGGAATTTGCCTGATGATTGCCAGTGTCGCCTGGATTGGTTGGTTTTTGTCCGGTTTAGCCATTCAACCGGTAAAAGAGTCCTATCAGAGTTTAAAACAATTTACCGCCGATGCTTCCCATGAATTACGCAATCCGATCGCCACTATCCAAACTAACGTGCAAATGGCGATCGCCTATCCCCAAACTCGTCATCAACGCTTGCAAGTGATCGAGCGTTTAACGGAAAGATTGGGCAATTTAGTCAATGATCTGCTTTTTTTAGCCCGTTCCGATAGTGGCATCGTCCAACCGATCGAGCAAGCTGTACCTTTGGATGCTTTATTGATGGAAGTGGTGGAAGAACAGCGTTTAATCGCCGATAAGCAGGGAATTTCCCTCTCTTTGTCGATTGTGGAACCGGACCAAGAGGATTTTTCCTACAGCGATGAAATGTTTACTATGCAGGGAGATTGGGATCAATTAGCCCGTTTATTCACAAATTTAATCTATAATGCCCTAAAACACGCTTTTTTACCCGAATCTGAGCCTAAAAATGTGGCTGTGGAATTGGAGAAAAGTAAACGCGATCGACAATCGGTGTTACTGGTACGCGTCAAAGATAACGGAATCGGTATTCCCGAGGCTGCTTTGTCCCATATTTTCGATCGCTTTTATCGTCTCGATCCCGCACGACAAAATTCTGCCACTTCCGGGGGAACAGGATTAGGATTAGCGATCGCTTTAGCGATTACCCTCAGTCATCATGGACAAATTAGCGTTGAAAGTCAGATCGATCGAGGAACAATTTTCACCGTCAGCTTACCAAAAAGCCATCAACGGGAGAAAAAAACCGAAAAGTCAGAAGCTTGA
- a CDS encoding EVE domain-containing protein: MMNLNYWLMKSEPDVYSIEDLKKDGQTIWEGVRNYQARNFLRQMKRGDLAFFYHSNTTPPGIVGLMRVVQTDRIDPTQFDPDSPYYDPKSSPDSPRWWTVKVEFERLFPQLLPLGILKQNFTADELLLVRTGNRLSVMPVNQAIAVKILALVARQGV, encoded by the coding sequence ATGATGAATTTAAATTATTGGTTAATGAAATCGGAACCCGATGTCTATAGTATCGAGGATTTAAAAAAAGATGGTCAAACTATTTGGGAGGGAGTGCGAAATTATCAGGCCCGCAATTTTCTCCGTCAGATGAAACGGGGAGATTTGGCCTTTTTTTATCATTCTAATACGACCCCGCCGGGGATTGTCGGCTTAATGCGAGTAGTGCAAACCGATAGGATCGATCCCACACAATTCGATCCCGATAGTCCCTACTATGATCCTAAATCCTCTCCAGATTCCCCGCGCTGGTGGACGGTTAAAGTTGAGTTTGAGCGCCTTTTTCCCCAACTGCTGCCCCTAGGAATTTTAAAACAAAATTTTACCGCCGATGAATTATTATTAGTAAGGACAGGAAATCGTCTGTCAGTGATGCCTGTCAATCAAGCGATCGCAGTAAAAATTCTCGCTTTAGTCGCTCGTCAAGGAGTATAA
- a CDS encoding prohibitin family protein yields the protein MNQKDAINLLSLIGGLLAAIVILAAFNAYVIITPGQAGVLSVLGKAKDGVLLEGLHFKPPFVSSVDIYDVTVQKFEVPAQSSTKDLQDLSASFAINFRLDPTQVVAIRRTQGTLQNIVAKIIAPQTQESFKIAAAKRTVEEAITRRSELKEDFDNALSTRLEKYGILVLDTSVVDLNFSPEFARAVEDKQIAEQRAQRAVYITQEAEQQAQAEVNRAKGKAEAQRLLAETLKEQGGGLVLQKEAIEAWREGGAQMPRVLVMDGSGKNSVPFLFNYSDSFPENTP from the coding sequence ATGAACCAAAAAGATGCTATTAATTTACTTTCCCTGATCGGGGGATTATTAGCTGCTATTGTCATTTTAGCGGCCTTTAATGCCTATGTAATTATCACCCCCGGACAAGCGGGGGTTTTAAGTGTTTTAGGAAAGGCTAAGGACGGGGTTTTATTGGAGGGATTGCACTTTAAACCTCCCTTTGTTTCTAGTGTCGATATCTACGATGTTACGGTGCAAAAATTTGAAGTTCCCGCCCAAAGTTCTACTAAAGATTTACAGGATTTATCCGCTAGTTTTGCGATTAATTTTCGTCTCGATCCGACTCAAGTAGTGGCAATCAGAAGAACCCAAGGCACCCTACAAAATATTGTCGCTAAAATTATCGCCCCTCAAACCCAAGAATCCTTTAAAATTGCCGCCGCTAAAAGAACCGTAGAGGAGGCAATTACTCGACGCAGTGAGTTAAAAGAAGACTTTGATAATGCCCTATCGACTCGATTAGAAAAGTATGGTATTCTAGTTTTAGATACCAGTGTGGTAGATTTGAATTTTTCTCCAGAATTTGCTCGGGCTGTCGAAGATAAACAAATCGCGGAACAACGCGCCCAAAGAGCCGTTTATATCACCCAAGAAGCGGAACAACAGGCCCAAGCAGAAGTTAATCGTGCTAAAGGGAAAGCTGAGGCACAAAGACTATTAGCAGAAACTTTAAAAGAACAGGGGGGAGGATTGGTTTTACAGAAAGAAGCGATCGAAGCTTGGCGCGAAGGTGGGGCGCAAATGCCCCGGGTTTTAGTCATGGATGGATCGGGAAAAAATAGCGTACCATTTTTATTTAATTATAGTGATTCTTTTCCAGAAAATACCCCCTAA
- a CDS encoding type II toxin-antitoxin system RelE family toxin: protein MKSCTTARFREMFADLPKPIQEQTRKAYRQFKEDPSYPSLRFKKVHPQLPIYSARINRDYRAVGQLEDDTVIWFWVGSHAEYDMLLEQL, encoded by the coding sequence GTGAAGTCTTGTACCACTGCTCGTTTTCGGGAGATGTTTGCAGATCTTCCAAAACCGATTCAAGAGCAGACCCGTAAAGCGTATCGGCAATTCAAAGAAGACCCAAGCTATCCCAGCTTGCGATTCAAGAAAGTCCATCCACAGCTGCCCATCTATTCTGCACGCATCAATAGGGATTATCGTGCTGTCGGTCAATTAGAGGATGATACGGTGATTTGGTTCTGGGTTGGTTCCCATGCAGAGTACGATATGCTGCTGGAGCAATTGTAG
- a CDS encoding protein adenylyltransferase SelO has translation MTDHLTNPFLSLPYESAMQDLGDQYYDQVAAADFPRHILRFRNDALLPLVGIQPELTLDEHFIEAFGKFQSLTPFLSLRYHGYQFGEYNPFLGDGRGFLYGQVRGIDGKLYDFGTKGSGRTPYSRHADGRLTLKGGVREVLAAEALRGLGVNTSRCLSLVETGEALWRGDEPSPTRSSVMIRVSNSHIRFGTFERLFHIKRSDLIKRLLDHVIIYYYPEINPQDSDRYLKFYATLIERTAKLAAQWMAAGFCHGVLNTDNMSITGESFDYGPYAFIPSYNPQFTAAYFDYGGRYSYGNQPFICRLNLELLQSPLAMVVSLLELDMALANYDQHYNFYYQKMMLKKLGFEDIFTPESALLVSKTVEVLQETGLGYHDFFYQLSEQFNYGWRENSSLILENMDLPKADWQRWRELYSLILNQLPLDSLSEIDDTLKHYNPKTALLRPLIESVWEAITYKDDWQPFQELVIKLQNKQ, from the coding sequence ATGACAGACCATCTCACCAATCCCTTTCTCAGTCTCCCTTACGAAAGCGCCATGCAGGACTTGGGGGACCAATACTATGATCAAGTTGCAGCCGCAGATTTTCCCCGTCATATCCTTCGTTTTCGCAATGATGCTTTATTACCTTTGGTGGGAATTCAGCCAGAATTAACCTTAGATGAGCATTTTATCGAGGCTTTTGGTAAATTTCAATCCCTGACCCCTTTTTTGTCCCTGCGTTACCACGGTTATCAATTTGGCGAGTATAATCCTTTTTTGGGAGATGGTCGCGGTTTTCTCTACGGTCAAGTTAGGGGTATTGATGGCAAATTATACGATTTTGGTACGAAAGGATCGGGACGGACCCCCTATTCCCGTCATGCGGACGGTAGGTTAACTCTCAAGGGTGGAGTCAGAGAAGTCTTAGCCGCGGAAGCTTTACGCGGTTTAGGGGTGAATACCTCTCGCTGTCTGAGTTTGGTGGAAACGGGGGAAGCTCTCTGGCGCGGCGATGAACCTTCCCCGACGCGATCTTCGGTGATGATTCGAGTTAGTAATTCTCATATTCGTTTCGGGACTTTTGAGCGTTTATTTCATATTAAACGTAGCGATTTAATTAAAAGACTCCTCGATCATGTGATTATTTATTATTATCCTGAAATCAATCCCCAAGATAGCGATCGCTATTTAAAATTTTACGCCACTTTGATTGAAAGAACCGCTAAATTAGCAGCCCAATGGATGGCCGCAGGTTTTTGTCATGGGGTTCTTAATACCGATAATATGTCAATTACTGGGGAAAGTTTCGATTATGGTCCCTACGCTTTTATTCCTTCCTATAACCCCCAATTTACGGCGGCCTATTTCGACTACGGCGGCCGTTATAGTTATGGCAATCAGCCTTTTATCTGTCGTTTAAATCTAGAGTTACTACAATCTCCCCTGGCCATGGTTGTCTCCTTGTTAGAGTTAGATATGGCTTTGGCTAACTATGACCAGCATTACAATTTTTATTATCAAAAAATGATGCTCAAAAAGTTAGGTTTTGAGGATATTTTTACTCCCGAATCCGCTTTACTGGTCAGCAAAACTGTGGAAGTTCTCCAAGAAACTGGCCTGGGTTATCACGACTTTTTCTATCAATTAAGTGAACAATTTAATTACGGTTGGCGAGAAAATAGTTCTCTAATTCTTGAAAATATGGATTTACCGAAAGCTGATTGGCAACGTTGGCGAGAGTTATATAGTTTGATCTTAAATCAATTACCCCTAGATTCCTTGTCTGAAATTGACGACACTTTAAAGCATTATAATCCTAAAACCGCTTTACTTAGACCGCTAATCGAATCGGTCTGGGAAGCCATTACCTATAAAGATGATTGGCAACCTTTCCAAGAATTAGTGATAAAATTACAAAATAAACAGTAA
- a CDS encoding chlororespiratory reduction protein 7 produces MPDSIMYQGDYFLVLEADQPEQFQTPDQLRDKLKDLISAKPEICPRQLAKFSSFEEKALYLRDNYCELDLGEEGYLQWYLVRLEK; encoded by the coding sequence ATGCCCGATTCTATTATGTATCAAGGGGACTATTTTCTTGTCCTTGAGGCCGATCAACCTGAACAATTCCAGACTCCCGACCAGTTGCGGGATAAGTTAAAAGATTTAATCAGCGCAAAACCGGAGATTTGTCCCCGACAATTGGCGAAATTCTCTAGTTTTGAGGAAAAAGCTCTCTATCTGCGCGATAATTACTGCGAGTTGGACCTGGGTGAGGAGGGTTATTTACAATGGTATCTAGTGCGTTTGGAAAAATAA
- a CDS encoding salt stress protein, Slr1339 family — MGEIEDLLAQMKAEYQKRDQEKPMPSPSSHQEKDRYPDEFKVNYAGDSATDALLKALALENQERQQQEAAEKEKAAALKQQRKREALTRKAKQWLDKLDAKSEEGRWFEEFSYSYDSPLEAAITYLEALGEVDIYK, encoded by the coding sequence ATGGGAGAAATAGAAGATTTACTGGCACAAATGAAGGCAGAATACCAGAAACGGGATCAGGAAAAACCGATGCCGTCCCCTTCTTCTCACCAAGAAAAAGATCGTTACCCAGACGAATTTAAGGTTAATTATGCTGGCGATTCTGCTACCGATGCGCTTTTAAAAGCTTTAGCCTTAGAAAACCAAGAAAGGCAACAACAGGAGGCAGCGGAAAAAGAAAAAGCAGCGGCATTAAAACAGCAGCGTAAGCGAGAAGCTTTAACTAGAAAGGCGAAGCAATGGTTAGATAAATTGGATGCCAAATCGGAGGAAGGACGCTGGTTTGAGGAGTTTTCCTATAGCTACGATTCTCCTTTAGAAGCGGCGATCACCTATCTAGAAGCTTTGGGAGAAGTGGATATTTATAAATGA
- the menD gene encoding 2-succinyl-5-enolpyruvyl-6-hydroxy-3-cyclohexene-1-carboxylic-acid synthase, protein MSIDFRNLNTLWGSILVETLARLGLKIGVVSPGSRSTPLTVALARHPQIEAIPILDERSAAFFALGLAKQLYQPVVLVCTSGTATANFYPAVIEAKESHVPLLILTADRPPELRHAHAGQTIDQVKLYGNYPNWQAEISCPSANIERLRYLRQTIIHAWWRCLDPVPGVVHLNLPFRDPLAPTPDLEINNLEANFDQEAFFSHISRQNIAINHSILEIPSLPPQGIIIAGLASPQNPESYCQAIANLARSQQYPVLAEALSPLRNYAGLNPHLITTYDLLLRNPAIKTQLTPDVVLQIGELPTSKELRTWLEEIDCPRWIIDPHPDNYDPLQGKTRHLRGNIEQLGHLFPEKPDNNREYGQLWQKFDQQARLTIDRLLAAETKLIEGKIPWLLSQYLPPRTPIFISNSMPVRYAEFFNPPSDRQIRPYFNRGANGIDGNLSTAIGIAYKNVPSLLLTGDLALLHDTNGFLIKKYFVGSLTIILINNKGGGIFQMLPIAKFDPPFEEFFATPQNIDFCQLCRTYGIDYHLISDWTDFEQKIAVLPESGLRLLEISCDRAFNTQWFLSNYV, encoded by the coding sequence ATGTCGATCGATTTTCGCAATCTTAATACACTTTGGGGTTCCATTTTAGTCGAAACATTGGCCCGTTTGGGATTGAAGATAGGGGTGGTTTCTCCCGGATCGCGATCAACTCCTTTAACGGTAGCCTTGGCAAGACATCCCCAGATTGAAGCTATTCCCATCCTAGACGAGCGCTCGGCCGCTTTTTTCGCCCTGGGATTAGCCAAACAATTATATCAACCGGTGGTTTTAGTCTGCACTTCTGGGACCGCCACGGCTAATTTTTATCCCGCAGTCATTGAAGCAAAAGAAAGTCATGTCCCCTTATTAATTCTAACCGCCGATCGCCCCCCAGAATTGCGTCATGCTCACGCCGGTCAGACTATCGATCAAGTCAAACTCTACGGTAATTATCCCAACTGGCAAGCGGAAATTAGCTGTCCTAGTGCCAATATCGAGCGTTTACGCTATCTCCGTCAAACTATCATCCACGCGTGGTGGCGCTGTCTTGATCCTGTCCCCGGAGTGGTGCATCTGAACTTACCATTTCGCGATCCCCTCGCACCAACTCCCGATCTAGAAATTAACAATTTAGAGGCTAATTTTGACCAAGAAGCTTTTTTTAGCCATATATCTCGGCAAAATATCGCCATTAACCACTCAATTCTCGAAATTCCTTCTTTACCCCCCCAAGGAATTATCATCGCGGGATTAGCTTCCCCGCAAAACCCTGAAAGTTACTGTCAGGCGATCGCTAATTTAGCCCGATCGCAACAATATCCCGTCTTAGCAGAAGCTTTATCTCCTCTACGAAACTATGCAGGGTTAAATCCCCATCTCATCACCACCTATGATTTATTATTGCGGAATCCTGCTATTAAAACCCAATTAACCCCCGATGTTGTCCTGCAAATTGGGGAACTACCCACCAGCAAAGAATTACGGACCTGGTTAGAAGAAATCGACTGTCCGCGTTGGATTATCGATCCCCATCCCGATAATTACGATCCTCTACAGGGAAAAACCAGACATCTCAGGGGAAATATCGAGCAATTAGGGCATCTATTCCCAGAAAAACCCGATAATAACCGAGAATATGGGCAATTATGGCAAAAATTCGACCAGCAAGCCAGATTAACCATCGATCGCCTTTTGGCAGCAGAAACTAAACTGATTGAAGGGAAAATTCCTTGGCTGCTCTCCCAATACCTCCCCCCCCGCACCCCGATCTTTATCTCTAATAGTATGCCTGTTCGCTATGCCGAATTTTTTAACCCGCCTAGCGATCGCCAAATTCGTCCCTATTTTAATCGCGGGGCCAATGGCATCGACGGCAACCTCTCCACTGCGATAGGAATAGCTTATAAAAATGTCCCCAGTCTGCTATTAACGGGAGATTTAGCCCTATTACACGACACAAATGGTTTTTTAATCAAAAAATATTTTGTTGGCTCCTTGACCATAATTTTAATCAATAACAAGGGGGGAGGCATTTTCCAGATGTTGCCGATCGCCAAATTTGACCCCCCCTTTGAAGAATTTTTTGCCACTCCCCAAAATATCGACTTTTGCCAACTCTGTCGCACCTACGGTATCGATTACCATTTAATCAGCGATTGGACTGATTTTGAGCAAAAAATCGCAGTTTTGCCGGAATCAGGCCTAAGATTACTAGAAATATCCTGCGATCGAGCTTTTAATACTCAATGGTTCCTCAGTAATTATGTGTAG
- a CDS encoding ArnT family glycosyltransferase, with translation MPSFLTVHKHWLIGAIITFLGAFLRIYNYDSLPPDNWTSDEYAFAWSGMSLLQTGIPTSWSWLSPTDNFPTVVWEAKNLRYRLVTPWFDHPPLFGLLVGLFALLGGAKTFFDCSLTIIRVPSLLLGIASIVLVYLLALKLSNLSIAIIASLIYATNPNTVFLSRLAISENLMIVFCLFIILLYWQYYQTKQKKYLYIAACLAGLACLVKVTAIYLVVLLIVLLIYEKQGREAIYVTAIGAFFFSLYFLYGAIYDYDFFRKIFQEQSLRFEDFNFVKYLTTPTVFFEDGWLIFSWLTLLPFLRKNPASPQVRLLALPVILYTLILVATGAQSHFFTWYMIPFYPFMFIILAIFLDDFRQETDGLTASIIFIFLGVWSIHLNLTAWILASPYGRYYFMIGTAAILGVFYLKDIFGLFKKFWIDRFTFLLFLALLAANINVVLTYKFSG, from the coding sequence ATGCCCAGCTTTTTGACTGTCCATAAACATTGGTTGATTGGAGCAATTATCACCTTTTTAGGTGCTTTTTTGCGAATCTATAATTATGATTCTTTGCCTCCAGATAATTGGACTTCTGATGAATATGCTTTTGCTTGGAGTGGCATGAGTTTATTACAAACGGGTATCCCCACCAGTTGGTCATGGTTGAGTCCCACGGATAATTTTCCTACGGTGGTTTGGGAAGCGAAAAATCTCCGTTATCGTTTGGTGACTCCCTGGTTTGATCATCCTCCTTTATTTGGTTTATTGGTGGGTTTATTTGCTCTTTTAGGAGGAGCAAAAACTTTTTTTGATTGCAGTTTAACTATTATTAGAGTCCCTTCTTTACTCTTAGGTATTGCTTCGATAGTTTTAGTATATTTACTTGCTCTCAAGTTGAGTAATTTATCGATCGCTATAATCGCTAGTTTAATTTATGCCACCAATCCCAATACAGTTTTCCTCTCTCGGTTAGCTATTAGTGAAAATTTAATGATTGTTTTCTGCTTATTTATCATCTTACTGTATTGGCAATACTATCAAACTAAGCAGAAAAAATATCTCTACATTGCCGCTTGTTTAGCTGGTTTAGCCTGTTTAGTCAAGGTAACAGCTATTTATTTAGTAGTATTATTAATTGTCCTCTTGATTTACGAAAAGCAAGGACGAGAAGCCATTTATGTGACTGCGATCGGTGCTTTCTTTTTCTCTCTCTATTTTCTCTACGGTGCTATCTACGACTACGATTTTTTTCGTAAGATATTTCAAGAGCAATCCCTGCGTTTTGAGGACTTTAACTTTGTCAAATATCTAACCACTCCTACGGTATTTTTCGAGGATGGTTGGTTAATTTTTAGCTGGTTAACCCTCTTACCCTTTCTCAGAAAAAATCCCGCTAGTCCCCAAGTTAGATTACTCGCTTTACCGGTAATCCTCTACACCTTAATTTTAGTTGCCACGGGAGCGCAAAGTCACTTCTTTACTTGGTATATGATTCCTTTTTATCCGTTTATGTTTATTATTCTAGCCATCTTTCTCGATGATTTTCGCCAGGAAACGGACGGATTAACTGCCTCAATTATTTTTATCTTTCTGGGAGTTTGGTCGATTCATCTCAACTTGACAGCATGGATATTAGCTTCTCCCTACGGTCGCTATTATTTTATGATCGGTACGGCAGCAATTCTGGGAGTATTCTATCTCAAGGATATCTTTGGTCTCTTTAAAAAATTCTGGATCGATCGCTTTACTTTCCTGTTATTCTTGGCCCTGCTGGCAGCTAATATCAATGTGGTATTAACCTATAAATTTTCTGGTTAA